Proteins found in one Plasmodium malariae genome assembly, chromosome: 13 genomic segment:
- the UFD1 gene encoding ubiquitin fusion degradation protein UFD1, putative — protein MWSFTNFNNFLGRDFLNITEPFTEEYTCYPVSFIGKDDMENGNKIILPQTALNALARRHISWPMLFEVSNPYTEKRTHSGVLEFISDEGTCHMPYWMMQQLCLKEGDIVRVTSVSLPKGTFVKLKPCSKDFMELSNHRAVLETALRNYATLTIGDNIVIHYLGKTYEIKIVDLKPAFACTIIETDVEVEFEEPVDHTESVQYVEEPVSVEESKFIGKGQRTDGKACKNIKKEKVKTKVVENMEPWKDKLVGGVRSQCVEYEEMLRKGCIPGIIGKFKERKN, from the exons ATG TGGAGTTTTACAAactttaacaattttttggGTAGagactttttaaatataactgAACCCTTTACAGAAGAATATACATGTTATCCTGTATCCTTTATTGGAAAAGATGATATggaaaatggaaataaaa TTATACTTCCACAAACGGCTTTAAACGCATTAGCTAGGAGACATATATCGTGGCCTATGTTATTTGAAGTTTCAAATCCATACACT GAAAAACGAACACACAGCGGGGTTCTTGAATTTATTTCGGATGAGGGTACTTGTCATATGCCATATTgg ATGATGCAACAGTTGTGCTTGAAAGAGGGAGACATAGTAAGGGTTACAAGTGTAAGTTTACCTAAAGGCACCTTTGTTAAACTGAAGCCCTGCTCAAAGGATTTTATGGAGTTGTCCAACCATAGAGCTGT TTTAGAAACAGCTTTAAGGAACTACGCTACGCTGACTATAGGCGACAATATTGTAATTCATTATTTGGGAAAAACAtacgaaataaaaattgtg gATTTAAAACCAGCTTTTGCCTGCACTATTATCGAAACTGATGTCGAGGTGGAATTTGAAGAACCTGTAGACCATACTGAAA gTGTACAATATGTAGAAGAGCCTGTATCTGTGGAAGAAAGC AAGTTCATAGGGAAAGGGCAAAGAACCGATGGTAAAGCGtgtaaaaacattaaaaaagaaaaagtcaAAACAAAAGTTGTTGAAAATATGGAACCATGGAAGGATAAACTAGTTGGGGGCGTCAGa aGCCAATGTGTCGAATATGAAGAGATGTTAAGGAAAGGCTGTATTCCTGGAATAATAGGAAAATTCAAGGaacgaaaaaattaa
- the PmUG01_13040500 gene encoding conserved Plasmodium protein, unknown function, with amino-acid sequence MNEKCEEVKLKYYTCLNNSKRNPSKCKYIETELRECSKTTGESYCIDEINNLMECSRSPDSSVCAKDFFLFRECNRPDGPHMLMEDNKYVIATKHLDKYNVNNAIIGLADAPERNNTNTASFLQKMKETLHLKNFKEKFVAYKW; translated from the exons atGAATGAAAAATGTGAAGAAGTAAAACTAAAATATTACACTTGTTTAAATAATAGCAAAAGAAACCCAAGCAAGTGCAAGTATATTGAAACTGAATTAAGGGAATGTTCAAAAac GACAGGGGAATCCTACTGCATAGATGAAATTAATAATCTAATGGAGTGCTCAAG ATCACCTGATTCTTCAGTTTGTGCTAAagatttttttcttttccgaGAATGTAACAGACCCGATGGACCACACATGCTCATGGAA GACAACAAATATGTAATTGCAACAAAGCATCTGGATAAATATAACGTCAATAATGCGATAATAGGATTAGCCGATGCACCTGAACGAAACAACACAAACACAGCATCCTTCttacaaaaaatgaaggaaACATTACAcctaaaaaattttaaggaaaaatttGTTGCATATAAATGGTGA
- the MCM2 gene encoding DNA replication licensing factor MCM2, putative, with protein sequence MEDKKKVEEDLESNKYDIDEEDLLDDEGRLNEEERQAELEGESLFEEDEGFIFGADDEKKEMQRLRNLGLDNDEYDDDFIDDELDYEDNLKARRAAERHIQMQRKQEGRYEKNKFYKILEDQLEGDDDEEDIFDKVAEKVAKRRENIHLSAEETDIPDLSNLESAKICLSVNPKDVIFDERYQQAADTCFRYFLHKFSLKDSMVLNVDNSPHLGDNEDENMNSSHQYYIDKIEKMILNDKHTLIVSAKHLIQFHCENLVQWIEFKPEQILEVLHECLMVEAYRISPKLYKGRICKVVLKDWPYSTQLRNLRCTELNTLIKVTGVCIKRGYVLPKLRVMYLKCNSCDTTLSEVPIYFSDGKKPILPRRCPHCQSATFSVDRVKTAYTDFQKITLQESPSSVPAGRAPRQREVIVTGDLVDKVKPGEEVEVLGIYKTKYDIGLNIKYGFPILQTEIEANNIERKEDIQLSELTEDDIKDILKLSKDPNIRERIITSIAPAIWGHKDIKTSIAYALFGGVQKGGEKNSSKNNEANNFGMQNRDILNTFKGGHTIRGDINVLLLGDPGLGKSQVLQYVHKTNLRTVYTTGKGASAVGLTAGVRKDHTTNEWTLEGGALVLADEGICIIDEFDKMTDKDRVSIHEAMEQQSISISKAGIVTTLRARCAVIAAANPIYGRYDPTLTFKENVDLSDPILSRFDLITVLRDIPNVDEDFYLAEYVVTNHQLSHPKLENTQNYQKRIENLKNVIVSSSAYEPIPQDLLQKYIIYARTNCKPSLSDVPYAEISAKLSNFYSRVRQKASASGGYPLTLRHIESIIRIAEANAKMRLSQQIVSKDVDYAIATLLESYVSCQRFAVAKQLSKEFARYRALFRGGHEVLCELVRRTIQQIIQRENLKNASAKDFHNDAESGTENETEFLNPNNVFLPLHIFMKTAMQNKFSEYQIVNWMKSKVFNEHYSVVKRDGVEGIISKKFKI encoded by the exons ATGGAG gacaaaaaaaaagtggaGGAAGATTTAGAATCGAACAAGTACGATATTGATGAGGAGGATCTGCTTGATGATGAAGGAAGACTGAATGAAGAAGAGAGACAAGCCGAACTGGAAGGAGAAAGTTTATTTGAAGAGGATGAAGGGTTTATTTTTGGCGCTGATGATGAGAAAAAGGAAATGCAAAGGCTTAGAAATTTAGGTCTGGATAATGATGAATATGATGACGATTTTATTGATGACGAGTTAGATTATGAAGACAATTTAAAGGCAAGAAGAGCAGCAGAAAGGCATATACAAATGCAAAGAAAGCAAGAAGGaagatatgaaaaaaataaattttacaaaattttagaaGACCAATTAGAAGGAGATGATGATGAGGAAGATATCTTTGATAAGGTAGCAGAAAAGGTTgcaaaaagaagagaaaatatTCACCTATCTGCAGAAGAAACAGATATTCCTGATTTGTCCAACTTAGAGAGtgcaaaaatatgtttatctGTTAATCCTAAAGATGTAATATTTGATGAGAGATATCAACAAGCAGCAGATACTTGTTTTCGTTATTTTTTACacaaattttctttaaaagaTTCGATGGTTTTAAATGTGGACAATTCTCCACATTTAGGGGATAATGAAgatgaaaatatgaatagttctcatcaatattatattgataaaattgaaaagatGATATTAAATGATAAACATACTTTAATAGTATCAGCGAAACATTTAATTCAATTTCACTGTGAAAATTTAGTTCAGTGGATAGAGTTTAAGCCTGAACAAATATTAGAAGTATTGCATGAATGTTTAATGGTAGAGGCATATAGAATATCtccaaaattatataaaggaAGAATCTGTAAAGTAGTTTTAAAAGATTGGCCATATTCAACACAGTTGAGAAATCTAAGATGTACAGAATTGAATACATTAATTAAAGTAACGGGGGTTTGTATTAAAAGAGGTTATGTGTTACCAAAATTGAGAGTAATGTATTTAAAATGCAATTCTTGTGATACTACATTATCAGAAGtacctatatatttttccgaTGGGAAGAAACCAATATTACCTAGAAGATGCCCTCATTGCCAATCGGCAACCTTCTCTGTTGATAGAGTAAAAACTGCCTATACagattttcaaaaaattacattacAGGAGTCACCTAGTTCTGTTCCAGCAGGTAGAGCACCAAGACAAAGAGAAGTAATAGTAACTGGCGATCTAGTTGATAAGGTAAAACCAGGAGAAGAAGTCGAAGTTttaggtatatataaaacgaAATATGATATAGGActgaatataaaatatggtTTTCCAATATTACAAACCGAAATTGAAGCTAATAATatagaaagaaaagaagatatTCAATTAAGTGAATTAACAGAAGATGatattaaagatattttaaaattatcaaaagATCCGAATATAAGGGAACGAATTATTACATCTATTGCACCTGCCATATGGGGGCATAAAGATATTAAAACTTCTATAGCTTATGCATTATTTGGTGGAGTACAAAAAggaggagaaaaaaatagttcaaaaaataatgaagcaAATAATTTTGGTATGCAAAATAGAGATATTTTAAACACTTTTAAAGGAGGACATACTATTAGAGGTGATATCAATGTACTATTGCTAGGGGATCCAGGTTTAGGTAAATCTCAAGTATTACAGTATGTTCATAAAACGAACCTTAGAACTGTTTATACTACTGGTAAAGGTGCTTCAGCTGTTGGTTTAACTGCTGGTGTAAGAAAAGATCATACTACAAATGAATGGACATTAGAAGGTGGTGCATTAGTACTAGCAGATGAAGGTATTTGCATCATTGATGAATTTGATAAAATGACAGATAAGGATAGAGTTAGTATACATGAAGCAATGGAACAACAATCGATTTCTATATCTAAAGCAGGTATTGTTACAACTTTAAGAGCAAGATGTGCAGTTATTGCTGCTGCAAATCCTATTTATGGTAGATATGATCCTACATTAACTTTTAAGGAAAATGTCGATCTATCGGATCCCATATTAAGTAGATTTGATCTAATTACTGTTTTGAGAGATATACCAAATGTAGATGAAGATTTTTACCTTGCTGAATATGTTGTAACTAATCATCAGTTAAGTCACCCTAAATTAGAAAATACTcaaaattatcaaaaaagAATTGAAAATTTGAAGAATGTTATTGTTTCTTCTTCAGCATATGAACCAATACCACAAGacttattacaaaaatatattatctatgCCAGGACGAACTGTAAACCAAGTTTATCAGATGTCCCATATGCAGAAATTAGTGCGAAGCTCTCTAATTTTTATAGTAGAGTAAGGCAAAAAGCTAGTGCATCTGGTGGCTATCCATTAACCTTAAGACATATTGAAAGCATTATAAGAATTGCTGAAGCTAATGCAAAAATGCGATTGTCTCAACAAATTGTTTCAAAAGATGTAGATTATGCTATAGCTACTTTATTGGAATCGTATGTTTCTTGTCAAAGATTTGCTGTAGCCAAACAATTAAGTAAAGAATTTGCTAGATACAGAGCTTTATTTAGAGGTGGTCATGAAGTTTTATGTGAATTAGTTAGAAGAACTATTCAACAAATAATACAGagagaaaatttaaaaaatgcttCTGCAAAAGATTTTCATAATGATGCTGAATCAGGAACGGAAAATGAAACCGAGTTTTTAAATCCTAATAATGTTTTCTTACCCCTACACATTTTCATGAAAACAGCtatgcaaaataaattttctgaATATCAAATTGTCAACTGGATGAAGTCTAAAGTTTTTAATGAACATTATTCGGTTGTCAAGAGAGACGGGGTGGAAGgaataataagtaaaaaatttaaaatttag
- the PmUG01_13040700 gene encoding conserved Plasmodium protein, unknown function, protein MSVEDITTEQLEDATKSFVSIESATQISRRFVRKKLEEIFNLEENALYERKKEINDIVEKVLINLLQEENKKKNDDLRIKDEDMNSVETNDDGDENSILANSSKMNSNQRNKNRSEEVKNENSIDDKSLCAQSDSNDNKNSSKKRKKGGNESLSARKKQANVMTKDYFLDSAKTLLCNISENIKLKLEPRIFSTGSCGWHIMDKVYLLVGDHNVLCQLCINCSVIGSKQWN, encoded by the exons atgagtGTTGAAGACATAACTACGGAACAGTTAGAAGATGCTACTaa ATCTTTTGTTTCAATTGAGTCTGCCACTCAAATAAGTAGAAGATTTGTtaggaaaaaattagaagaaaTTTTTAACTTAGAGGAAAACGCTTTAtatgaaaggaaaaaagaaatcaaTGATATTGTTGAAAAAGTGCTTATAAATCTACTtcaagaagaaaataaaaaaaaaaatgatgatttACGTATAAAAGATGAAGACATGAACAGTGTAGAAACCAATGATGATGGAGATGAAAATAGTATACTAGCGAATTCAAGCAAAATGAACAGTAACCAG AGGAATAAAAACAGAAGTGAAGaagttaaaaatgaaaacagtATTGATGATAAATCATTGTGCGCACAATCAGatagtaatgataataaaaattcctcaaaaaagagaaaaaaaggtGGTAATGAATCTCTTTCAGCTAGAAAAAAACAAG CGAATGTGATGACAAAAGACTATTTTTTAGACAGCGCAAAAACATTATTATGCAATATCTcggaaaacataaaattgaAACTAGAACCAAGAATATTCAGTACAGGAAGTTGCGGAtg GCATATTATGGATAAAGTTTATCTTTTAGTTGGAGATCATAATGTCCTTTGTCAGCTTTGCATTAACTGTTCAG TTATTGGTAGCAAACAGTggaattaa